The Brassica napus cultivar Da-Ae chromosome C1, Da-Ae, whole genome shotgun sequence DNA segment aatggaaaaatctatctttattcataacatagaggttccttatataggagattacaccgtcatagataaatggaaaaattacaaatcataatctcttggttatgagccatccacgaTCCACGATATGTTTATATCAAACCGTTACAGCGATTAAATGAGGTCTATCTACTAATGGGGGTTGTGTCGTGATGTGAAAGAGACAAAAGAGTGAGAGGTTTCAAAGCAATGCTCAACAGAAAAAAGTGAacataaaaggaaaaaagagagaagacgaGTTAATGTGATCAGCGGTGAGTTTTGGAAAGATAGCGATGAGAAGGTGACAAATGTGAATTCATTCCTCTCTCTCGTCATTTTCTGCATCAAGATGGATTCCATCATGTCCATTCAAAATCATTGGTTTAATTTTTAGCATATTCCTTTTGGGATTTATTTTCGAACTACATAGCTGAATTATGTATTCATTTAagatttcctttttattttaatttagttacaATAATAAGAAGTATTAGAATCTAATCAAGGatcatgaaaatgtattaagaAATTTTATTCTTTACCTAGTTTCGTCTTTATGGTCACTTGATTTGGTTGAAAACGTTACTTAAGTTCACATAACTGTAtaatagtttcttttatattatgATTCATATAATCTCTTTAACCAAAGTCGggataaaattaaatttaactcTCTTAACCGCAAAGAActaaagaagatacaaatatgtTACTTAAGATGTAGCAACTGCTAGCTCGAATATTCTAATTGACATGGGATTAAGGCAATGCAGAATGAACTTGTCCATATGTTCGGATATTCATCTAGTACTAATAAAGTGATATTCATATAGTACTATTAAAGTGGCAAGAGCTTATATATTGATTACCAAAGTTGCTTTGGTTTACAAAGACTCAAACAGCTTAACAGTCTAAGACACTATAGGGTAAAATTACTTGGTATACAACTAGCAACTTAGGCTAGAAAACACCTTACTTCGAGTACACTAAATATCAGTTGCATCATAAGTAACTTTTATCAACTTAACCATTCGAACAAAAGTTGAGTATATCACAATGCCTCGTAAACGGCTAAACCGTCCCAAAGTAGCagattaattaattatctaaaaGAAGAAATCATGTCCGGAAGTACAAgtacttacaaaaaaaaaagtcattaccaacaacaacaaaaaaaagaagcaatgaTGATCTCTTGAGCTTAAATCATACAagaaaatttagggtttcttaCCAAGAGAGTTCTTGTTGTTATGCATCCAAATCTTAAGCACTTGTCTTCTAACACCAGTTTCCGCACAGAACTGCTCAACCGCCGCGTCATCATGCTTCTGAATTCTCCACCCCAACCTCTCCGCGAAGGCCAACATCTTCTCCTTCTGCTCCGCCGTGAACTTCGTTCTAAACCTCTTAGCCCTGGTTCCGCCGCTGCTGCTCGGATTTGACGTATCCTCCTCGTCCCCAGAGGCCGGAGGCCTGTAAGGCTGCCCTGCCGCCGCCGGAGACGTTAGATGAAGGTATCCTGGCAGCGGCAGCTGAGGAGGACGGTTGTAGTACGTTGGAGCCCTGTGGGCTCTGCCGCTCATGATTTCGGTTTCCTTCCGGTGGAAGTTGCGGTGGCAGCCGCAAGCTGCACACTTGAGAGCGTCGAGTGAACCATCTTCACCTGAAGGCATGAACTCGCAGCAGCCGTCCACGGCGTGGCCGCCGATGTTAACGGCATGATTCTTTAAGCACTCTCTGTACCTTATCTTCGACCCTCCAACACTTTTTCTActtcctccaccaccacctccgCTTGAGGTTGCTCCCTCGCCGCTCGGAGAGTCGTAACCTCCGGCGGGGTTAACACCTGACAtctccatttcttcttcttgccCCTCAAAGTtcatttttcttctctctctctctatccctctttattttttaatcctTCAACGTCACAAGAGACATCTGTACAGTTAAATTGTATACTTAAAAAACTATTCTGGGGACCAATAATTCATGAGGGTTAAGAGTACAAATAATGAAAAAGCATagttataatatatgtatataatttaatcTAAGTGAAAAGATGAAACTATGAAGATAAGAGAGAGACGATGAGAGTGTGGTCAACAATTCGCAAGCCTGCCGCTTGGTAAAAATTAGCCTcaactttttaagtttttattttgttttagcaTATTTGtcaagtatatatatagtttcataaaataaataaaataatgggTTTACTGAAAGTACagtttatatgataaataaacaaaagtttGTTCTGTTGTTAGATTAATTTAACTATATAAGTGGTGGGTTTGAGATTTATTAGTGATTAAAAGGGCGCTTAGGGTTTTTGTTCACGGTACGTGCGACTCTGGGGACTTTAATCATGCTATAAAAAGGATCGATGTATAGAACTGTGGTCTAAGTAAAAGTGTCTTTGGGAACTTACTCCAATCGCAGCAAAATGGCATGACTGCATGAGACGTAGAGATAACGTGTCAAGATGATAGGTCCGGccttaattttggtttttgtttgggttagttataaacaaagaaaaaacataaagcAATTTATAATTGTGTTCATTCTGATGAACTATCTTCACTGAATTGGTTtccataaatttatattatcgaaCCTGGATATAACTGACCGCCAAATGCATCTACcaattagttttctttttttcaagaaagtgtatcaattttttttcctatcaGAAATGGCCGTTTTATGTCCATGTGTGTGTACATCCTATTCGCCGGGTATTCTTAAACTGGTGTCCAGTAACATGTGCAGTCTGAATATAGTTTTGGATATCTCCATGTCATGTTTTATCTATTTGATATATCATATCACTAGTTCACTACTATGTATACTTTCTTGATATACGAAGTTATTCAACATCATAACATCTAACCGTTCTTTGTGATTAATTGACTAATTAAGGATGAACAGGCTTGGGAACAAATACAAAATGCTCCAGATTCAAGAATAGGTGAAATTGAGACTCAGCCTCATATCCAGAGCAATTTggtatcaaaaataataaataaaattttctcaaaacaaGGACTTATTTTTGAAGAAGGAAAAAGACAAGAAGAGTTATTATGTAGACGATCAAGTTGATAAAGAAGGGGAAGATCTGATTGTGGAAAAAGACAAATTACGCAACGGCCGGGTTTGACGACGGAATAGTTCCACAAAAAGATGTGATGTGGCGTAGTCAGGAGAAAGTTGATGATGAAAATTTGCAGAAATATCACGTGAATGTTTGTGTGGTTCTGTCTCCCTCCCCATCTCTTCTCCTCGTCCATATATATTTGTAGATGTACATTATACTTAACGTCTGTTTCTAGAagcttttacattttaatttttgttagatagacatctttttttttttttttgtaactgagacatcttttgttttattttgaaaaaaactgaGACATCTTTTGTTACGCTGccggtttaacattttttaaatattcataaTACTCTTAAGCTAAAATAAGAAATTTATATAGTCTTGCATACAACTAAATTTGTCATAAAATCGTGATACTCTAAACGATTTATTCCTTTGTCTATGTTCCGGACCCGACGTGCATACTTTTTATGCATTTTTCATGTGTTAAATGGTGTTAAAGAGCTACATggaaattatatttattgttaaaCATTGTTGGGACAAAGAAACCGTGATAAACTCAAAAACTCTCCCTGACGTGACTATCGAGacaacaaatttcaaaatcctTTCCGACACCGGTGGGGCTCTCGCTCACCGGCGTCGTCTCCTCCACTCCTTACTCTTGCTCTCATTCGAATtctactctctctctatgttgttttttgaagttttcaagCTTTCTTTTCCGGATCTGAAGCTGATGACACCTGTTGTTACTCTCGTGGTCACAGATGCTCAGTCGCAGGTTGTCGAAACTGTTCTCTTCTCCGGGGGTTCCTGGAAGGCTTGCACTTGTGCAAGTTCACCCTTTCACCCTGGTCTTTATACGGGGATACTCTCTCTTCTAAGTTCCAGATCTTGCCGTCTAAACCTTCGTTGCTCCTTATCTATGCTCGGAAAACGGTACGCCGTTCTTACCGTTGACGGCAGCTCAGCCTCTCACGTGGGTGCAGATCTCGACTTAATGTGGTCCTTCTCAAGTGCTAATCTTCTATCCGGCGATTGCGTAACTGACGTCAGCCCTTCAACTCTCTCAGTTTGGTCCTGGCCCAAGATAAAATTTCATGTTGAAGATGTAGATCTGGTCATCGGTGGTTGTGGGGTCTCACTTCTATCACGGCGACCAGAGCTGGAGTCACGAGACCCGTTCTCCATCTTCATTCCGGAAGTGTTTTGTCTTGGCAGCCACCCCCTCTGCCCCGACGAGGACTATGGACCTTCTCCGGTCTGTCTCATTAGccatcccaaaccttctttgTCAGGGCGAGCAAGTTTTGCAAGTTTCGACGACTGGGGGTTCCCACCGCGAAGACGACCTGCAGCTATACACACTGACGACTGCTCATCCTCTTTAAGCTTGTTAAGCTTCATAGACCTGAGGCTAAACTCTGTTTTGGGTAAACTCTCTTGGCTCCAATACGGTAATGTTGAAGCTGAAAGTTCATGCCTGAGCTCAGTTATTGCTTTCATGGAATCCATCGTTAAGCTCAATCCTCTTTCAGCCAGTGTGAAGCCACAAATGGTAGGATCAGAAGGATATACTTTCCTCCTTGGTGCAATCTTTGGAGGTTTTCCAAAATGTTCAAGCATGGCTCACCATCAAAGTTCAACTCCAACAAGAGCAAATACCAAGGGATTTCTATTCTTAAGTTGGAGTCTATCAAAGCTTGAAGATTGTAGTCCCTTAGCACTTTTCTTAATAAAGGCTAGCCAAAATTCCTCATGCCGGGGCCATGAGAGACCTCTTTCCACCATCCTCCGCTTTGTTGGAGTGATAACTTCCATCAAAACCCCTCTTTGTGAGAAGGACTTTGTCTTTGGCTATGTAGTCAATGAACTTTGTCGATATCCTGACCGTTTGATGCCTTATGTGATGGTTCGTTTGGGACCGGAAGGCACAACGATACTCATTCCTATGAGAATCGAGGTTACGGAGCACTTAACGTCATGATATACGGTGACTATTTCCATTGAAGAACTTGAAGGACGACGTAATCTCTTTAGGAGCTTACTAGTTTGTGGCACCTTTGAACTTTCTTTTGACTTGTTATCAGGCTTGTCAAAGCTTGTGTCGCTATCTTTGTATTGCCTTATATTAAATGTATTCAGTAGAATCGCACATCTACTGTTGGATGTTGCTTTTATCTTTGTAATCGGCGGAAGTTTATGAATGAAATatgttgtgttcaaaaaaaaaaaaggaaattatatttattattgtctttgtttttttgtcaatttttaaTATTCACTAACCATGCTTGTTATAGTCTCATACCCACAGTAAGAGCATGTATGTCAATATGTTCATTAAGTAACATCTACCGAACCATAATGCACACAGTTTTATGAGCGCCATCCTATAACCAGTATAGCTTATATCAACACTAACTTGAACTATAACAATGGTAGAGTACACTTTTTTATCTTTGCAAGATTCGGTAGAAGCATTTCCATGATTAGTTTTCTTTAATGACTAAATACAATTTATTCAAACAAGCAAGTAACTTGATGATATTCGTGATTGATCGACCTTAGTCTGCCTATCACAGCTAGATGTATTGCATTTATAAGGTTTGTCCTGCGgacaaattattaattttgatatatactACAAAGGAATACAATTTGTAATAGTGAAAAACAAAGAACTGGGCCATGCTACTATTCAATCTTAAAACATTCGACTACATCAATGTTGGATGAACGTTGGTTGAACAATATTGATGATACGACACAAACACTTGGTAGTGAATGAATCCACGTTCACTCATCTAAGGTGGTTGAAAGTCTCGATCATCGCATTATTCAAATTTCCATAATATGGAACAAACACTTGTTACAATGTTAGACACACATATTGTCATGACATGCACGTGTGTACTTACAAAGTTGAATTGAAGGAAGATGAAATCCTGTGAATAAAAGTATTAAAGATAGAATCTCTATCTAACATGCTTACCCTCACATAGCTCAGATCATCTCCAAAATACTTTCCACTTTTGGTTAGAAtattcttcttttctctcaGAAACTTTTCACAATCGACAATCCCTTCTTCACACTTTAACCATGCAAAAGCTGCACAGAAATACATCAAAACAGTATCagttaaaaaatagtttgataCAAAGGTCAGATAGTGTGATGGCCTTTCGGGAAAATTCCATGCACTCTGTAACACTaagtgcatatatatataaactagtttgatattaaccatttactttgtttttcttttaaagtaCCTGGCTGTGGCTCAAAGGCTTTTCCTAGGAAATTGCAACGTTGAGAGGCAAAATCAGGAACGGTAAAACCTTTACTAGTCTTCGATGCTTGTTTCAATAGCTTCCACCTCTCAAACATGGCATCATAACTGTGCTCAAAAAAGGATTTAGCCGTTTCATTACCACAACTGTCTGACATTGCCTTCAAAACCTTGGCTACTCGAAGCTGCGAGACCTTTGAAACCCCAATCGTGTTGAGTTCTATGTACTCTGTCATTTTCTTGGCCGTCTCTTTGTCTTTCACCAAAGCCCATCTGCGAAAATGTAAGGTTTAAGATACacttcctttttttgttttgttcccttaaaataagaaaatagtaacAAGAATGTACCCAATGCGCATCCCTGCATGGCCAGTGCTCTTTGAAGCAGTGAAGAGCATTACATCGTGATCAGCTATCGATGTTATAGGCGTATACTGCGGCCAGTAGTACGCTAAATCATGGATTAGTATACCTTCACTACGGTTCACCACTGATTCTCTCAAGATCCCATCAGGGTTGTTCGGTGATGTAACAAGTTCAATGTATTGACCTCCTTCCTTGTATGTCTTTGCATCTCCTCCCCATCTATACAAACCCGATTTAAGACAATCTGTAATCAACGGGTACGACTGCAACCAAACCAGTTACACACGTTATAGTGATTTATATGCTCAAGGAAATCAAGAAAGACAGCTGTGAATATAACTCACACAATAATAAGGCGCAGCTGAGACGACATTAATAGGACCAGAGTCATCATGTGGGGAGAGAGCATAGAGAGCAGCCTGATACAATTGTGTTGAGCCAGTGCCAACAACAATATAGCGGTCTTGTGTTACAGCGTTCCCAACAACCTTATGCACTCTTACAATCTCTTTGGCAAGTTCTGGTTCAAGAAACCAACAAAGCTCATTGTTATTATCTGAAAAATAGCTGAGTGATTGCCATCCAGCTATCACCATTGTTGTCATATGACCCATTTCTTGCCAGTATCTCTCATACACCATTGGATCACCACTGCGTATAACCACCACATGGATCAAAGtacattaattagttttataatgCGACAAGAATGTTTGAGTCAAAAAGAATTAGTGGGTCCTTTTTGTTAATGGAGAGCATAAAACAACACGTTCCTGTTTCTGAAACAACAAAGAACATGGTCAAGCAGATCACTAAAGTAGTCCTTTAGATTCTCTtaaaagacatatatatatttttatgtatgtaTGCAGAATCATTTCCACCAAAATGAGGGCcctctttactttttttttttgttcatttttgcCTAGAATTCAAAAGAGTTTCTCTcaatcattttaattaatttccaTTGTTTCAACTTATTGGGCATCACTAACTAAATTAATAGCGAGCATCCAAAAAGGAACATCACTCACTATCTTCCTCCCTCTCACAACATTCCACATACCAAAcccatataaataaataaaaatcactcTCTGAGTCTCTTCTTTACGTCCATTATCAAACAAGAATGACCCAGTTTCCATTTTACATTTATGACCAATACATACAAATTCCCATATGGACCACCAAGATCAATCAACAtgcaaactttttttattttttgcataCTTTTCAGGATTGGTTTGACGAGTCATAACAAAGTAAATAACAGAACCAAATATTCAAACTAGCGGCGTACGTTAAGGAACAGAGAACCATACACAGAACTAAGACATATTCCACGGTAACTTGCAATATATAGTCTGGTTAGAAAAATAGGCAAGTCAAGATGATCATCACAATTTTTACAGTAGTAACGTTGCTCTCTTTTGaagtttgaattttaaattgaatGGTGCTTAAGAGGATAATCCCAGATTTGTTGCTATAATAGCTAGTGACTTTCAAAGCAATCAAGTGTGGGATAAGGGAGAAATTAAATTTGTCTGTAGATTCTATATGATACGCCATTAATACGCATTTATTAACCTGACAATACCAAGAAAGAATAAACAAGCAATTACAGTTCTGCCAGAAGATAAGAActgtttcttttaaaaatttgcaACCAAGAACACTTAAGAAGAGTGTTGAAAGAGATACTATTGGAAGTCTCAGTACTATGAATGCATAGAGGAACATATTTACACAAGAGACTAGACTAAACTAGGGTATATTCTATATTACCTATTATGATATAATTATgagaaatcaagaaataaaagcAGTAGAAACTTACAGTTTGAGATTGATAATTCTGTGGTCATCTTCTTGAGTCTCGTTGTAGGTGCAAGATGctgaagacaaagaagaagatccTGAGGCCGTGGTGGATACCACAGGCCATTTGCTATCACCATACACCGTTCTATCCAGTGAGTTAGATACCACAGGCCATATACTAACAACATACGAGGAGTTTCCACCGTCAGTACCCTTCAAGATCCTTAGTATCAAGCTGAAGTTTACAGCCAATGAGAGGACCAACATGTTCCTCCAAGACAGAATCCTCGGAACCTTTCCCATTTTCCTCTCCAAACTAAAACCAAATTCTTAAGGAAGAAGAGAACCAAGAAACAGAGTGGGGTTTTGTAGCTGGAAAGAAGACctctttttagatattttaaattaagaCCGCAAAAAGGAGAAGGAACACAAGTGGGTTTTGTACCTGTCCAGCGAGACTGAACCTTTTTTTGGCTGAAGATATGAATGTGAAagagatttaaaaaaacaacCCTTGAAGAATCTCAAGAGATAAAGTTGCTGCAAGCTTTCTTCACAAGGTAATGGCAAAAGAAGCTTTATATCTTGGCAGACATATTCTAAAACCGAAGACTATCTGCCAAAACATAAAAGACAAACACAAAAGTATCTGTCAAAAATTGCAAAATTAGAATCAGGAGTTCATAGAACAAACCTAAAATTTTCCAACTGCGAAGAAGCTTTTAGGTTGAGCTCTTTGTTCCCAttaatgagaagaagaagaagaaggtgattTAGCTCTGTTTTGCTTGTAGGCCTTGGAAACGACAGTACATGAAAATAGAGTGAGAGACACTGAACAGAGTCAGGATCCCTGTTTAGTACAAGACTGGTGAATGGTTATGTAATACTACTTTCTAGGTTTACGTCACTTCTCAATTCTCACATGTACTTCGATTAGATGCGTTCGTGCACAGACTTAGAGCGTCtccaaaaataaactatattttgaagttttaactCTATATCtccaaaatcaaaacttcaaactcaactttaaaactatttgtattttataatatggtccttatatttgtcataactaatttgaattcataaaatttttgtaaataactagcacatttataaatatattacaacaatattaattaataaaatattatattaaatatatatatatatatatttttttttttaaataacgtaattaatattaaacctcaaataaaataccatattattccataaaatgattttccgtcatgcatatatgatctactagtacatttcgaagtaaaaaaagggggggggggggacgaCGACCTATTTCCACACCAGAACTATCATATAGTAATAAATGTACACAATCTTTGAACCTCGATCTAATTGCACACAAATTAAGTATGACAACCTAGTTCCACACACGATAAAAGTTCAAAACCCGTTTCTCCCTAAACTTTGAATGACGAACTAATACCAACAAATAGCGGTTTAAAGTTTGTTAGtgttttctgttttaaaatttaaccaaTGACTAACCTAACTAAACCAAAATAACCCGATTAGAGAATATAAACCGGATTAAATTGACCTAATACAATAGGATCTAATAAACCAGCCCAAGACCCGACTTAAGCCAATTCGAAACCTAAAAACTTAAATCCCCAAATCATCTTCCTTTGTCTCTCTACAACACAGTAATTTTAAGAATGAAGAGGATAGTGATGAGAGATGATGCTAAAGGAGGAGGATGACTTTAAGTTCGAAGAATACAGTGATGATTccaaagatgaggatgaggaagatgaagagacGAATAGTCTCTACctataaattaaacttcaaatccaACTCATTCAGACTTTATCAAGTTTATTCAAGAATAAATGGAATAAAGAGAGTGTGTGGAAATCGAAATCTCTTATGGGTTTGTCCCTGTGGGAATCAAATCTCTGTTCtggatttttagattttagggttctAAATGatgaaatcgatttgggggaGGGGTTTGTGTCTGATTTTAATCGATTTGTAGCTGGATCTTCGTTTGGGTCGGATTATACCAATATCAACCGATACAAATTGGTTTACTATCGGTTAATGTCATAAACCATTAAAACCAAGCATAATCTTGGTCTGTGTGGAAACGGGTTTCGAACTTTCATCGTATGTGGAAATAGGTTGTTATACTTAACTAGTGTGCAATTAAGACGAGATTGAAAGATTGTGTACATTTGTTACTATATCATAGTTCTTATGTGGAAATAGGCCGTCTTCCCAAAAAAGGGCTCTcctcatttttactttgtagattacaagctaaaagttgttgaaatcggctgatattaatacttgtaaatacattatatcagaacaagaaagtaaaagagaaacataaaatattgctaaaagactaatttttatcgatgatattaatactcttgaatatattcgatatgaacaagaaagaattgtaagaaaaaaaagacgtcaaaaacaacaacaaccatctttagttaaacaaaaaaaatggacaatatttgaaaattttgaaggttccaGATCAAACTTATATGACTATtaatgttgttgtaatattaaaatttgtgtaatagttgtgtattcatattttaaatcttatttaaatttttatttaattttatgtgtaaaacttaaattttgtaaacaaaatttaaaatatttatcagatatggattaaaacaataaacgagaaaatatttatgaatcatatatgtgatgtgtaattgtaggaaccaaaatgcaaataaaaatatgaaactttaaaattgaagttttgaatagtgaaacttcaaatatataaatatagagtttcacttttcaaaaattcaaatttgaagttttgaagttacTTTTTGGAGAAcaaataatatcatatttgaatttataaaatgtcttttggagatgctcttatatatcactaggtgattttcccgtgctcatgcacgggtatacatattataaaataaatatattatttcaatttaaTCTTTGACtttgtataataaaattgaattggtCTAGTTACTCATTTTGTGTGtatattgtgttacatatattcCGTCAAATTAAagtataactatttttattcattGTATTAATTTGGTTGTTCATCTTAGatgtgtaaatatattttgatttttagtaatttagtaTATGTTAAtttggaaaaagaaaattataaaaataaaatgatgataGGTACAAAGTTACATAAAAACATAACcgataaattttaaaagggaagattatttctttactttgatatcaagattattttctaacttttcttttttatgaaatcacattatatatataaaaatatattattcttaaattttattaatattttgtttatcatatatgttagtttgaaaaaataaaaaagaattggTCTAGTTACTCATTTTGTGGATATATTGTGTTGCATATATTCCGTCAAATTAAAGAATAACTATTTCTATTCATCGTACTATTTTGGTTGTTCATCTTAGatgtgtaaatatatattttgattttttagtaatttagtaTATGTTAAtttggaaaaagaaaattataaaaataaaatgatgataGGTACAAAGTTACATAAAAACATAAccgataaattttaaaagtaaagatTATTTCCTTACTTTGATATCaagattatttttctaaactttttttttatgaaatcacgttatatatataaaaatatattcttcttaaattttattaatattttatttatcatatatgtaaatttgaaaaatataaaagagaacttacataaaaaagaaagattaaattaattttttttca contains these protein-coding regions:
- the LOC106375778 gene encoding tryptophan aminotransferase-related protein 2 translates to MGKVPRILSWRNMLVLSLAVNFSLILRILKGTDGGNSSYVVSIWPVVSNSLDRTVYGDSKWPVVSTTASGSSSLSSASCTYNETQEDDHRIINLKLGDPMVYERYWQEMGHMTTMVIAGWQSLSYFSDNNNELCWFLEPELAKEIVRVHKVVGNAVTQDRYIVVGTGSTQLYQAALYALSPHDDSGPINVVSAAPYYCSYPLITDCLKSGLYRWGGDAKTYKEGGQYIELVTSPNNPDGILRESVVNRSEGILIHDLAYYWPQYTPITSIADHDVMLFTASKSTGHAGMRIGWALVKDKETAKKMTEYIELNTIGVSKVSQLRVAKVLKAMSDSCGNETAKSFFEHSYDAMFERWKLLKQASKTSKGFTVPDFASQRCNFLGKAFEPQPAFAWLKCEEGIVDCEKFLREKKNILTKSGKYFGDDLSYVRVSMLDRDSIFNTFIHRISSSFNSTL
- the LOC106375777 gene encoding zinc-finger homeodomain protein 2; translated protein: MNFEGQEEEMEMSGVNPAGGYDSPSGEGATSSGGGGGGSRKSVGGSKIRYRECLKNHAVNIGGHAVDGCCEFMPSGEDGSLDALKCAACGCHRNFHRKETEIMSGRAHRAPTYYNRPPQLPLPGYLHLTSPAAAGQPYRPPASGDEEDTSNPSSSGGTRAKRFRTKFTAEQKEKMLAFAERLGWRIQKHDDAAVEQFCAETGVRRQVLKIWMHNNKNSLGKKP